The following DNA comes from Alnus glutinosa chromosome 6, dhAlnGlut1.1, whole genome shotgun sequence.
CAATCAGTTGGGTCATCTTCTGCCCGACTGGGTACAGTTTGATCCTAGGCCAACTTAGGCTTGGGAAATAAAAATTCCCCTTCTTTCCCTCAGTCGGTCGGAGTGGGATTATTATATAAATCTATCTGCAAGATTTAGTAATGCgattattactatatgcaaacttaaataaataacgATTTTACTTGttacaaaattaacaattatCAACCATAGGAAATCATTGTCTTATAGAATAGTCGGGATTTGGATTacccaaagaaaataagaaaaagtaaatgTAGTAAGACATGACTTTGAgataatagtgaaaaaaaaaaaaacttaacataacctaaatgtcataaacttataaaattagtttataaaattCGAATCGATCTTGTTttattgaatttaattaaagatatataatatatgttatatatgaaGGGAATGCATATGCGGTTGTACTTTAAAACTGTTATCCACATCCGTACATATAAATGGTGGTTTTTACTAACCGCATTTGTATTCTAATAGCGGATAACGGTTAGGTATGGATAACATATGCAAGCGGTTATTATCCGCctacattttcacccctacttgCAGTAACTTTCATATACATTATTTTAACGTAAAATATCTATATCCTTTCGCCTCTATCctctctcatctttttgcctTTCATTAGGAATTGTGTTCGGATTTTGTAAAACATGTGAGGGTAGGTAGgaaacttgtattttgtaaataaataatattttaattgtagAAGGAAAGATAAGAGAATATATTGTGCAGTGTATTTGGATACGGAAGTTAAAGTAATATtgttctttaaataaaaaattgaaagaaaactaATGTTAAAGTTCTTACACCAAAAGCTCTCATACAATAATTAAGATTGGAGTACCCAGATATTATAGGGCCTTGTGGGCTCAACTGAGGGTCCGTCGGCCTAAAAAGAGCCTTAAATCTTAACTTGCCGTATAGCAGAactaagagcactcccaataacttatgaaattttatatgcAAAATGGTTATGCAAAACTTACTTTATATCTTTTAACTAATGTGTCTCAAAATGTACTATAtatccgattatctattatttcactatatcatttaaatattattttttattctttctttattttaattctaagaCATTTTTTCAACgataagtctttttttttttaataattatttgctATAAAGTCGGCAAATTTTTTGTTATCGTCTAAGGTGGTTTGCATAAGTGTGAccttaaaatgaaaaacataGATTTTGCCATATAGGCATACtctgaaatacaatttttcagATTCTAAGATATATATTTGTATGGCGTAAATGAGTTTtggtgcatgtgtgtgtgtgtgagagagaaagagagagagagagagaaacaaataaaaaaaagagaagcatgTGTGAATAGTATGTgaagttgcactattcacatatGCATCacaaatgcattttgcatttgatttgatttgcaTAATCGAATGGATACACTTTTTAGTGAATTAGTTAGCCATTttaccttaaaaataaaaataattaagccATTGAAAATGCTCTAAGGCATAGAGTCACCAAGTGGTATATAAACGCAATACACCGGATCCCTTTTACACATACACCCCCAAACTATAGTGACCATAAAAGCAACAATATTCACTCATTCACTCATTTACTACCTGgccaatttttttataaactagGGTGAAAGTTTATAATTGATGAaagggattaaaaaaaattgactagtcattttaatTAGTTAGTAGTTGACTTATCCAACTATACACTCTTAATCATTTTGTCAATTATGAATCAACACATGAGTCTGTAAAGTGTTGTAATTagagttattataataaaagttatacgGCTCCGTATGTTAGTACTTTTTATTAtagtgtgtttttttgtttcttttgtttgaaaaagttttttgaTAGTGACGTAAATGTAAaagtagttttgagtgttttttgaattttgattttttttttttttttttttttatcaaacaaagccTATCACCTAAAAAcattttccataattttttcatgtcttttttttaaagatataatTGGTTTAATAAGGTTTTCTTTTGGTGGTTACGAACTTAATTTACTttaaaggggaaaaagaaaataaaagaaagggttaaatacatatttgccccttGTGTTTTAcgacatttattttttgtcccctcagtttcactttttatcaattttggtacctgtggtatatgaaaagacggaaatggtacctccgtctgatttcccgtccaaaactaacattcACCCACggcattttctgtcatgttgttgTATAGAtgttggaaacgatgtgtaaGGAATTAGGTTCTgggtttcaaatttttaggtactCAATAACGTGGGTGGATGTTAGTTTGGACGAGAAATCATGCGGAagtaccattttcgtcttttcatataccacaggtaccaaatttgataaaaagtgaaactgagagggcaaaaaataaaggtcgtaaagcacatgtGGCAAATATATATCTAAccctaaaagaaaagaacagagaaaAAGGATCCCTTGAACATTAACTCCATGAATCAGGCAAAATGTACGAATTACGCAGGATTTGGTTCTTTGTATCAATTGGTGGACGAGAAAAAGGACAACAAATAGTTAAAACTGGTCTACTTCCATTTCTTCTCCGGAGTAAGATTTAATCCTGTTTTAAATATAGCCAACTGCTCCATAAATTGAAACTTGTAAATTCTTACCAACCCTAATTAAATTTATTCACACCCATTTAACCAccccacaatttttttattttttattttttttaaaaacaaacccTTTTATTTACCAAGGGGTTATAATCCCCTCGCCCCTCTATTGGGTATCCAGATAAATATTGTAAGAATTGTTGAGATTATGGAGTTTAGTGAAAAgtaaaacataagaaaatttATGTGTTTGACCGTGTGTCTATGTCTACAGGAGTGAGCGGGTAATCTTACTATGTTTTTGTTAGTGTATTTTGCaagatgttaatttttttatttaaaaaaatgttttgacgtGAGATAAACCTATAAGTAGTTTAGAATGTTTTAggagtattttatgttttaagttatttgttgatatttttgtcttgaaaaaaatcctaaacaaaATGAGAAGGAGAAAGCTTTAACAAAGAAAGTCATTATCTCCCATTAAAACTCTAACCTAATATATTGCactttccaatatatatatatatctatactATTTCGAGAGGAACAATGCAGTgtatcacatttttattcattaattatCTTATAATGCTGACATAGCAATTCCaacaaacattttaatttttaaaaatgattgatCAAACAGTTGATTGAGATTATCACACCAGTATTATGAAATAGTTgcgagataaaaatgtaatttttagtattACTATTTAGAGAGATCTTCCTTCCAAACTATTATTTGACGTTGACATAACAAACTAAATTTGATCTGCTCTGTTCTGTTCTATTATGCTCCTTTCACTTAAGGTTTGTTTATATAGCTTAAGAGAATTGCTATTTAGCGTACTCCTATtcctttcttatatatatatatatataaaaaataatcagcAATTAGATcaacatttataaaataaaagggtcaaatatttttttgttcattatgGTTTaacgattttattttttactctttgtGGCAGATTTCGTATCGTAGATGGTACctcgtttatggctaaagatggagatggtacctccgtctaacTTCCATTCAAAAATTAACGGAAGTCTACGACACATGCCTTTAAAAATCAACATGTGTTTCTATGcataatttaaaataagaaaaactttttacaaaataaaaaaattatataatttttttattaaaaaaaaaaaaaagataaagaagaagggtggctcgagccacccccatgaCCTATATGAGGTGACCAAATCATCCCCATGGTCCTtgagggggtggttcggccacccccaaagagcaAAATGATGATAGCCGAAACCACCCTCAaggtttcggccaccccttttGGCCTGGGAGTACGTTCAACCATCCTAGactggccgaaccaccccatgacCGTTGAaagtggttcggtcaccccatAAGCCTCCCttccccaaaaaataaaaataaataaacaaataaataaagttagGTTTTGGCCTTTAAGAGTGACTCCAGCcacttttcttttgttatttatttatttttttttcaaaaagttttttttttttttttgctgattagactttcttttatatttatttattttttaatccaaaataTTTCTGGGATGCTAATCAAAGTATGAAGCCAAGATTTAGAAGATGTAGTGAGGGTTGAGGCAGGGTTGGGTGTAGAACAAGAACAAAATGAGATGAGATCACCTACTTGGCATAATAATGTCTCTCTTTCTGCCATTGTTACAGTTTGAGTAGAGGTTGGGGTTGCTTAAAGAGCACCGACAGTGACCGAATTATCAAATCTCTCCCACTTTCACGACACGAATGGTcaggaggaagagagagaagggCAGAAAGCTATGCGACAAAAGCAACAGGGAGAAAGGGACTCTAGGGGTTAGGGGAAGCAGGCATGTGGATGAGTGGGGGACACACCAAACTCATCGATTCAACCCTTTGAAATAATTgagttttcctttcttttttcttatccCAAACAAAACAACAGCAAAAAATTATCTCTCATCAGtgaaagatagagagagagagagagtttctttttttctttttttcttttttttcattaatttgcttgtatttgattatattttatcttttatgttGTCTGCAGTTCAATACTTTCATTAAAGTTCGAATCTTTAATAATTGTTAGCTATTCCCCGTATGAGATtatctgtaaaaaaaatttttgacTGTAAAGCTATCTGTtcattaaaaactttttttatatttattgtccAAATTCGGCAGGAAAATTGCTGGATTCCTTGCcacaagaaatctaagaaaaaagatataattgagtTTCATTACCAAAAATAGACAAATTATTCAGCTTGTGACAGGCTGACAGCAGGGAAAGAAAAGAGCAAACCAGAGAAAAAGCCAAACCCATCCGGTCTCATTTCCTGCTTGTTTAAAAATCCTGGCGGTACTGCATTTTGTTCAGAGTTTCTGAAAGAGTCATAAGtaagaaggaaaaggaaacccaacaaaaaaaaaaaaaaaaaccagaaaccACTATAACTGCTAATAGAGCCTTGGCCTTTGTTTCTCTTTCAAGAGACAGAGCTCCCCCAAACCCACCTTCTGTTTCTCTGAAAGAAGTTGTGAGGATGCCTAGACCAGGCCCAAGACCTTATGAGTGCGTTAGGAAAGCTTGGCACAGTGAAAGGCAAAAACCCATCAGAGGTTCTCTCATTCAAGAGATTTTCAGGTCCGCCGCGCTTCTCAGAATATTCATGTTTATGTGTCCAGGTATCTATGAACACATCTAATCTCTGCTTTGTGCCTGCTTAGGGTTGTCAATGAGGTTCATAGCTCGGCTactaaaaagaacaaagaatggCAAGAGAAGCTCCCTATTGTTGTGCTCAAAGCAGAAGAAATTATGTACTCCAAAGCCAATTCTGAGGTATAatacatgatatatatatatatatcttctctTTTGATGCTTTCAATCTCAACCGGATTTGCATACTTCCCATCTAATTGCTTTTATAAATATGGAAGGAAAAGTGAAGATAActaaaattttgatttattatgtttttgtgtgttttttcactgaagaacaaagaaaaaaaatcaactcgAAAAATATGTTCTTTAAGAGTAAGACCAAATTTAGAGGTGTTTTAAGCCATTTCGGTGCTAAACTTTGTTGAATGTGCGATTGAAATTTCTGACTTCTTTTCATTTGCTACATTTTCTTGGCTGGATAAATGTGCAGAGCTTGAGCATATATCTGGGTTTAGTTCCCTTGTTTTTTCAAGCTCATCTTTTGGGTCCTCTTTCTTGCTTAGGCTGAATACATGGACCTTAAAACACTGTGGGAGCGAACGAATGACGCCATTAATACAATTATTAGACGGGATGAGAGTACCGAAAATGGAAAGCTTCTCCAGCCTTGTATTGAAGGTAAGCCGTTCAAGTTTGACtttaagttttcttttgtttttctctttttgtcaaATCCAACTTGCATATCTGCTTTTGGTCTTTTCATCATTGTTGAGAGTAATCTTGGCTCTACCTGATATCAATTGCCAAGGATGGTGATATTAGTAAGCATGTGGTTACCATGCATTTAATTCTCCTCATTTTGTGTATAAAATGAGTGCTGGATTTGAACAGAATCACAGACAAATAGCCGTAGAGGTAGCTTAAAATGTATGTGTATAATTCTTAACTCCTTGCTTGCATCACTCAGCTGCTCTAAATTTGGGCTGCACGCCAAGAAGAACATCAAGGAGCCAACGGAATAGCAACCCAAGGTGTTATCTGAGTCCAAGCACTCAAGAGGCCTCCGGTGTTACTAATGTCACAGTAGAGAATTCTAATCAAGGGACTTATACTGCTAATCCGAAGTACATATCTCATTATCCAAATTTTGCAAAACCCACTATGATTTCTACAAATCCAAGCCCTGTTGCCCTAAACAATGATTGTGCCTCTAACAAGCCTCCCTTTGCATCTGAGAATGTTCAGCCATCTAGTAATAACCCCAGCTTACATATGGAAAACTATCCAGCATCAAACTTTTATTCTGTTTATCCTTTGTATTATGGAAATCGCCGACAGTTTGAAGAACCTCGGCCTGGTTTTGGAATCTCTAAGTTGACTTCTAACATTTTGGAGCCTGCCAAGATGGGTGTTGAGAACCCCTTTTGCTGTAATGTAGATGCTTCCTATAAGATGACCGAAACTAATACAAGGAGAACTCCTGAGAATACATTTAATAGCGTCTGTGATCTATCATTGCGATTGGGTCCTGTCCCTGTTACATGCCCGAGTGTTGGAAAGATTAAGCTCCAAGATGTTGAAGATGTTGGTTCTGGTACTTCTCCAAATGGAAGCAAGTTTATTGGTCAGTCACCACAGGTGGATAAAAAGTCCTCTTTCTTTCCTGGGGGAAATGTTTATGGACCATCAGACTCCTGTCCAAGTAAATGGAGTTTTGAGGGTAAAAGTAGGAATGTCGAAGCAACAATGAGAAAGCGAAAGGCAGATTTTAATCATCCTGTGGAGGATCAGCAGTTCTTTTGGCAGCCAAAGCTTCCTTGTAGTCACTTAACTGGAAGTATGAGAAATGCAGGTTCGTAGACTGACTCTTTGCTAAAGTAAGTAATTTCAGATCTTGATGTGGAAGCTTTCTCTGGCAATGTTGATATGGTCAAATTAGATTGTGATGAGTTGCTTTTTTGCAATGATGCAACAAAGATTGTAAAAATGTAAACAGACTTAAGTTTTAAGTTAGACGTACGTGGACAAACTAACTGAAGAGGCTTTTTAGATGTGCAATGTACAAAAGAATCTTTTGTGTGACTGTTGCTGGTTCTAGAATATGGAAATATATGTCATGAATCCTAATAGACTTAGTTGTATCTTCTAGATGAAGATTTGCTTTAACAACAGAGCATTGGAAGATAAAGGAAAAagtgtgtgtgagtgtgtgcCTTGGCGTAAAAGGGAGGCTGATCAAATTGATGCTTTTTCATTCAATATCTGACAAATATGCGTATGTGGGTTATCCTAGCAGTTTTGGGTGGGTAAAGTGCGAAATTTTGATATCAAACTAGCCAAAGCAGAAAGGAAATTGGAAAGTGGGACAGATTTATGCTTCTGTTGGAGTTTGTTATGATGAAGTGCATGACCTGAATGGTGGATTGCAATGAACAGGCGAAAGCCAGGATTTTAACATGGAGAAAAGAAAGCCTACTTGTTTTGCCTCTAAGCTGGTGTCTGAAAGTCACATTTCCACCCCAATTATCAGCATGCTGTTAAATTGATGATAGGACTCTTAGAAATGGGGCAGGAGATGTGCCGAAGCTGCTTCCTTGGCCATCTGAAATTACCTGGAACATGGTGGTGGCAGGACAATTTTCTGATCTAATACACTTCCTGTTGATGGTTATGTTGGCGTTCTAAGCTTAATTGAGTTCAGGAAATCTTTGAACTTTACTGTCGTGTCGTGTAAAACATGTTGTGGACTGGCAGTAAGTTCCTTTATCTGTGCCTGTACTTTTTAGAAGTTTTAGTTTGTGTTCTTAATTCACTTGCGAAACAAAATAGGATCGAGAGATTTCTAGTAATTTTGCTGCCAGATTGCTAGCATTTTAGCTCAGCATGTCTCGGGCAGTTTGCTCACCTGTTAAGATAGATAGCTTCCATAAGAGCTCTTTCACATATAAAGTATCCGGATCCAACACAATGTGTTATATGAGCTTAGAAATTCACAAGTCAGTTTTGGTGGTGTTGCAGTCTTTTCAACTATCGAGAGGAAACTGTTAACCCTAGTCATGCATTAATCATATTGTTCCCCTTCCTTGCTAGACCAAGTAGACAAGGGTCCACACCACAGCTTCAAGGCACATTGACTAATATGATAATAGAATTTGGATAGAGACGTCTCCTTGCCCCCCACTAACATAAACAATATGAGTCTTTCTTTTGGAACAGGAAGAGATTGATGAATGGATGCCTGGGTAGGGCTCCCTGTTTGCTTCATTATATATGAGTTGAATGATTGCTATTGTTGTAATGGGTTGCGTGCCCATCAGCTATCTGCGGggtcagaattttttttctacaaaattcTTTAcaagctgacgtgacatttTACGTCACACTTGAGAGTTTATTGGATAGAAATTTTCAGCAATTTGAATCGCGATCCGAATTTGTATGGAGTTGTAATAAAAGCTACTGTACCCAAAAGCATTTTCCTATTTGACAACTGTTTCTCAACTGTTtctttaaaaacatgtttggttAGGCGTTCCGGGAGGTGATAAGAACAAAAATCTAAGATGGGTGGAAGAGATTGGAAGGCTCTGGCGAGTAAAATAACAGTTTTTGCTTCCACCATGCGAGTATTCCATTGGGCACAATTAACAAATCTTAAAATGAGATGCAATGAGTTGAGAGCAGACCGCTGGATTAAGAATAATGCACTCTATAGGGAACTACCTTAAGCACAATGGATCTTCTGAGAAATTACGGAAATTGTCCTGAGTTGGATGAACACTAAAGGCAATAAAATCTTGCAAAGATggaaaaaccaataaaatatggataaatggaGAGATATAGAAACAGATAATGCTATAAAGAACTTCGGATCAACGGAAAAATTGAATTAGAATCGTTGTCATTCAGATAAGACTTTCCAAATTCGTCTGATTGCCATGGATATGCTCGAGTCAGGTATCAAGCACGTATCAAGCGTCATTTCTGGTAGGCCGCCACTGCTTGAGCGCCTATCGAGCCAGTATCGAGCAGTCATTTTTGGTAGGCCACCGCTTGGCTTGAGCATCTGTCAAGCGCTTGATCGATCGAGCGCTTCATTCAGtttggaaaaaaacaaaaaaaaaaaaaaaaaaaaaaaaactttgttccTACTATGCAATCTAAAAAGAAGAactgagaatttattatttaatatgttGGGGAGATCTTACTCCTCGAATAGAGCTCATAATCAGAAAGTGGGTTGACCATGACATCATTAGGGACATGTGGAGGAGCGATAGGTTAGTTCGAACGTCCTTGGAAATTCGTGGAATTCGAAATCTCAGATGCGAAGTCCGGAGTTAGAGGTCCGAGATCATTAGTGAGGAAAAGGAAGGGATAAAAGGGAAGGACAATAAATGCTTAAGATCCCCCTCATTTATTAGTATCTTAAGTATTTATTGTACTCTGTTCTTGATCAGTCAAAATAAGTTGTTGCAGGAGAGAAATGTTTACTCACCACGCCGACTTGTCTCCAATGAATCATGTCAAGGCCAAATAAGTACTGTCTAATCATTGCCTCCATGATAACTCGCACGTATTAGCATTTAATGGAAATATCCTGCATATCCTGAGGCCCAGGAAGGATAGCACAGCAGGGGCTATACCATATATAAGGAAAACATTAACTCAAGTAAACTAACGTCtgtatttcatttattttcttattaagaCTCTCGctaacttgatcgtcggaggaggttCCGCTGGCCAACCCCCGACAACCTTTTACTGTTTTGCAGATTGCATTTTCTGCAATTGGAGACCCAATCAACAAACGACACATCACCATCCAAAAACTCACATCAACATTATattatagaaaaagaagaaaaaaaaaaaagcaaacaaaccGATTCATGGGTAGTCTTCATTGAGAATCCGCATCCGAGTATAGAATTCAGCAAATCAAAAGGGAAGGTGTTGCATAAACTCATAactcttaagttttttttttgttccccctTTTCTGGTCTGCTTCTACGGAGGAGGTTGGAAAAAACACCATTTATGGATGGGACAGCTTTATGTCCTATTCGCGCAATCAACCCATTCGTCTTAGAACAT
Coding sequences within:
- the LOC133871835 gene encoding uncharacterized protein LOC133871835, with protein sequence MPRPGPRPYECVRKAWHSERQKPIRGSLIQEIFRVVNEVHSSATKKNKEWQEKLPIVVLKAEEIMYSKANSEAEYMDLKTLWERTNDAINTIIRRDESTENGKLLQPCIEAALNLGCTPRRTSRSQRNSNPRCYLSPSTQEASGVTNVTVENSNQGTYTANPKYISHYPNFAKPTMISTNPSPVALNNDCASNKPPFASENVQPSSNNPSLHMENYPASNFYSVYPLYYGNRRQFEEPRPGFGISKLTSNILEPAKMGVENPFCCNVDASYKMTETNTRRTPENTFNSVCDLSLRLGPVPVTCPSVGKIKLQDVEDVGSGTSPNGSKFIGQSPQVDKKSSFFPGGNVYGPSDSCPSKWSFEGKSRNVEATMRKRKADFNHPVEDQQFFWQPKLPCSHLTGSMRNAGS